Proteins encoded together in one Deltaproteobacteria bacterium window:
- a CDS encoding ATP-binding cassette domain-containing protein translates to MLILKADHIHFAYNASPVIRDVSFGIEKGDFLGLIGPNGAGKTTLLKLIDGV, encoded by the coding sequence ATGCTCATTCTGAAGGCCGATCACATACATTTTGCCTACAACGCCTCTCCCGTGATCCGGGATGTCAGTTTCGGAATTGAAAAGGGCGATTTTCTGGGCCTGATCGGACCCAACGGGGCGGGTAAAACCACCCTGCTCAAACTGATCGACGGGGTGC